The Etheostoma spectabile isolate EspeVRDwgs_2016 chromosome 9, UIUC_Espe_1.0, whole genome shotgun sequence DNA segment TACCTACAGAGCCCCAGATATTacattacaaaatacaaatttgtGGCCACAATATACTAATTTGTGGCCacttaccctcatgttgtccatagGCTACAtcatttttcccaaaattgtATTTAGTGGCCACAAATTTGCATTTTGCGGCCACAAATTAGTATTTAGTGGCCACAAATCAGTATTTCGGATGTCATAGCTGGGCCTCTGAACTTTTCCGTGGTGGAATCTACTTTTACATAAGTGCTGTActgaaatttgacaaacaggaaaaaaacttgttaaagGCAACTTACACTCATTTGGACTATTTAGGGACTGTCTAACCTTTTAAGTGGGGTTTTACCACAGTTATTAGCACAATAACTGAGGTTTAAAAAATTCTCATGGTTGCAGGCAAGTCCGTACGTGACCAAACCGTTAGAGAGGCTCCACAAGTGTGCAGTGAAAATATTGGCACGTGACATCATGGTCACGTCCTGAGAAAGCTGAACGTGTCATGACTCAACAACTACATGGCATTCCAGTGCTTACATGAACAGGCTTTGCAGGCTCTCAGTGACATGGTGCAGTCATCACAGGCCAGTGGATCTCCTTTAGTAAAACCACCTTTGACCAGACATCATTCTCAGTTAAGGGAGCCAAGGCATGGAGTGAGTCAATTATGCCAGTTACTATGTCTACTCTTTTGGGATTTTTATCCATTGTGTCTGAATTATTCCGCACCCGGCACCAAacatcacacatcacacaccatTTCATcttctttcctcttcctctgcaggAACAGTTTCACAGCTGCACTCTGTTAAACCACAAGAGGACGCAGCAGACATACAGAACAACAATCTTCAGGTGCTTGCTTCCACCATGAGCCTATCAGGCGTCAGTATTCACTGAACCACCTGTGAAATGAGAAGCCAACTTGATAAAGTTGACATACAGGACAGATTTCTACATACAACTACTAGCCCTGTCTTTCCCTTATTCTCTGGTTATTTCAAATTACTTCTTACTGAATTATGGTGTTGTCTTATTAGTGAAGTGCAAATGAAAAAATTAAGATATAATGTCTTAACTTGTTAGTTTGACATACAAACCACAGAGTTGATAACATTCAAACACAACTCAAAAGTGTCTCAATGCTAATTTGTTTGGCATCTTAACCAAAAGACCATTATTTATCTGTGTCTATTGGGAATTGAtctcaaaaaaataaaggctgataTAGTCAGTGGAGGACCCCAGGGGTCAATGCCTGTTGTTCAGTCTGTAGATACTGCCTCTAAGTCACATCGTTCAGATGTAATCACATCAAACACTGTCGCTTTAAATATATCTCTCCCTGTTTAAAAGAACTAGTTTGATATTTAGGGAAATGTTTATGGTGTAGTTAGATGTTAAAAAGGGAATCTAAGAACCTCAAAGATTACTAGTTAATACATGTCTTCGTAGGCACAGAACCCCCATAAAACATGTAGAAGATTAAGTGCAATCTGATACCTTGTCTTCAGGTCCTTGACTGTTCacttaattcaatttttatttatagtgtaaAATCCCAACAGGTGTTATCTCAGAacactttacaaatagagtaggtctagaccacactctgtaatttacaaagatcCTNNNNNNNNNNNNNNNNNNNNNNNNNNNNNNNNNNNNNNNNNNNNNNNNNNNNNNNNNNNNNNNNNNNNNNNNNNNNNNNNNNNNNNNNNNNNNNNNNNNNNNNNNNNNNNNNNNNNNNNNNNNNNNNNNNNNNNNNNNNNNNNNNNNNNNNNNNNNNNNNNNNNNNNNNNNNNNNNNNNNNNNNNNNNNNNNNNNNNNNNNNNNNNNNNNNNNNNNNNNNNNNNNNNNNNNNNNNNNNNNNNNNNNNNNNNNNNNNNNNNNNNNNNNNNNNNNNNNNNNNNNNNNNNNNNNNNNNNNNNNNNNNNNNNNNNNNNNNNNNNNNNNNNNNNNNNNNNNNNNNNNNNNNNNNNNNNNNNNNNNNNNNNNNNNNNNNNNNNNNNNNNNNNNNNNNNNNNNNNNNNNNNNNNNNNNNNNNNNNNNNNNNNNNNNNNNNNNNNNNNNNNNNNNNNNNNNNNNNNNNNNNNNNNNNNNNNNNNNNNNNNNNNNNNNNNNNNNNNNNNNNNNNNNNNNNNNNNNNNNNNNNNNNNNNNNNNNNNNNNNNNNNNNNNNNNNNNNNNNNNNNNNNNNNNNNNNNNNNNNNNNNNNNNNNNNNNNNNNNNNNNNNNNNNNNNNNNNNNNNNNNNNNNNNNNNNNNNNNNNNNNNNNNNNNNNNNNNNNNNNNNNNNNNNNNNNNNNNNNNNNNNNNNNNNNNNNNNNNNNNNNNNNNNNNNNNNNNNNNNNNNNNNNNNNNNNNNNNNNNNNNNNNNNNNNNNNNNNNNNNNNNNNNNNNNNNNNNNNNNNNNNNNNNNNNNNNNNNNNNNNNNNNNNNNNNNNNNNNNNNNNNNNNNNNNNNNNNNNNNNNNNNNNNNNNNNNNNNNNNNNNNNNNNNNNNNNNNNNNNNNNNNNNNNNNNNNNNNNNNNNNNNNNNNNNNNNNNNNNNNNNNNNNNNNNNNNNNNNNNNNNNNNNNNNNNNNNNNNNNNNNNNNNNNNNNNNNNNNNNNNNNNNNNNNNNNNNNNNNNNNNNNNNNNNNNNNNNNNNNNNNNNNNNNNNNNNNNNNNNNNNNNNNNNNNNNNNNNNNNNNNNNNNNNNNNNNNNNNNNNNNNNNNNNNNNNNNNNNNNNNNNNNNNNNNNNNNNNNNNNNNNNNNNNNNNNNNNNNNNNNNNNNNNNNNNNNNNNNNNNNNNNNNNNNNNNNNNNNNNNNNNNNNNNNNNNNNNNNNNNNNNNNNNNNNNNNNNNNNNNNNNNNNNNNNNNNNNNNNNNNNNNNNNNNNNNNNNNNNNNNNNNNNNNNNNNNNNNNNNNNNNNNNNNNNNNNNNNNNNNNNNNNNNNNNNNNNNNNNNNNNNNNNNNNNNNNNNNNNNNNNNNNNNNNNNNNNNNNNNNNNNNNNNNNNNNNNNNNNNNNNNNNNNNNNNNNNNNNNNNNNNNNNNNNNNNNNNNNNNNNNNNNNNNNNNNNNNNNNNNNNNNNNNNNNNNNNNNNNNNNNNNNNNNNNNNNNNNNNNNNNNNNNNNNNNNNNNNNNNNNNNNNNNNNNNNNNNNNNNNNNNNNNNNNNNNNNNNNNNNNNNNNNNNNNNNNNNNNNNNNNNNNNNNNNNNNNNNNNNNNNNNNNNNNNNNNNNNNNNNNNNNNNNNNNNNNNNNNTTCTACATAATGAGACTTCAAGCTATAACCCCGACATTACCCCTGTGAATAGCTGATGTTAATCTGGTCAAGAGGTGGACCGGACCAGGCTGCTCCAGTCCTTGGTTTAGGTCCAACGGCCGTTGTTTCCTCTACGTTCCGAGACTCATGACCTGGGCCAAAGCTGAGGTAACGTTGGCGACATTAACCTCTGCAACAGGCTCATTTTGTCAGCATGCACATGGACATTTGGTTTCTTTAACAACTCCTGTCTTTGTTGGTCCGTCTGTCTCCTGGACTGTAGAAACACTGTCAGTCCCTGGGAGGAAACCTCGTGTCCGTCCACAGCCACCAGGAGTACCTCCAGATTCAGATAATGATGATAGCCGCCCGTCATGGGTACGAAGAGACTTGGATTGGAGGCAGTGATGGACAAGAGGTAATTTTGGCATCATTGCATTAGTTGGAAATATTGCAAATCAAATCTATATACtatttattgtatattataCTAAACTGACACTTATACTTTATATTACATACTTCCTTGCTGTACTATACTGCATATTATAAATatacatgaatattaaaactCTTTATAAGGTAAATATGCTCTATTACTACCTTTCACtgtgtattatattttatattctatacTACATTATACAATATTATAATAAAGGAGCTGTACTTGTCAGATACTGACGCTTTAtcaagcaaggcaaggcagcttattCATAGAGCACATTACAGCAACACGGGCATTTAaaggactttttatgaaatattaaagagcagttaaaaaaacaattaaaaacttttgtttacgataatttaaaaacaggccaaatagaataagacaggaatgaaatacatgaataaaagtTGCACTGCTGTGTAAGCAATGAACAAatacttttattcttttttttaacccttgtgttgtcttcctggaGACTGAACTTGTCCTTCAGGGTCAAAATTGCAAATtaacttctttttcttttttttttcaaagttttttgatgctttctgaaacatttgtcacttttgttctttaaaaaaaacagaaattgtgGATTATTTGGGCtcatagttaagatcagaggatgttgagtggatcacagtttgtttcaaatgctataaaattgaaaaacacaaacacccacagtTCATGAAAGTACATTAATTTTACGTGGCTTCCATACAACGTACAGCCACactttcatgttattttggggcaatttggttcaaagaaatcCATAATTCTAATGTAgaaattggtcaaatttgacccaaggacaacacaagggttaaagacagCAGCATCCATGATTCAAAGAAGTGAGAGTCCCATTAAACCTGCAGTTTTTTGGGGTGTTTGTTCCAGATATTGTGCAGCATAAAAAATTACCTTTGTCATTCGCTCTCGCTACATGCACgagttttttataaaaaaaacaacttgtatGCATCTGTCCTTATTTCTGTccttgtgctgctgtaacatctGCATTTTCCCTCTAGGATCAATAAAGGTTTATCTAAAAGATTTTAATTCCATGGCTTATTCAATTCATTTCTTCATTCCAGGAAAAGT contains these protein-coding regions:
- the LOC116695371 gene encoding ladderlectin (The sequence of the model RefSeq protein was modified relative to this genomic sequence to represent the inferred CDS: added 97 bases not found in genome assembly), which codes for MKTLTVLALVCAVTALTGAAPPREEKADKDQPADVNLVKRWTGPGCSSPWFRSNGRCFLYVPRLMTWAKAEKHCQSLGGNLVSVHSHQEYLQIQIMMIAARHGYEETWIGGSDGQEEKYCSERWHTFPLHQLVSWRA